The genomic segment AATAGTGCAACAATAAAACTCATTAAGATCATGTGAAAACTGACACTTTGACATTTGAGGCTACAAATCACTCTTACCTGGGTAAGCTCATAGGGAACGTCCACAGTGGGATGGTAGCACACTATGGTTTTCCCATCGGACGTCACACCAATTTCCACATTACTACATCCAAGGAAATTG from the Plectropomus leopardus isolate mb unplaced genomic scaffold, YSFRI_Pleo_2.0 unplaced_scaffold20669, whole genome shotgun sequence genome contains:
- the mrpl42 gene encoding 39S ribosomal protein L42, mitochondrial — its product is MAAGRLCKIHSLLTRLSAGTTQRHAQSCLVSVRQKSSVTGPSPDSPNCNVEIGVTSDGKTIVCYHPTVDVPYELTQVRVICSLKCQSVSFHMILMSFI